A single genomic interval of Chitinophaga sp. 180180018-3 harbors:
- a CDS encoding CinA family nicotinamide mononucleotide deamidase-related protein: MDKITTSIITIGDELLIGQTIDTNSAWIAQQLNAMGIWVHRRVAIGDVREDILEALAKESAVSDIVLITGGLGPTADDITKPVLCEYFNTRLVQDQAALRNVIHIFESRGLPLLQRNIDQSMVPEAATIIENQRGTAPGMWFEKDGKIYVSMPGVPHEMKGIMENYVLPRLEIHFKTPAVVHQTLITSGMGESFVAERLVAFEAKLPPHIKLAYLPSYSLLKLRLTGQGKDKVSIAAEVSTHFHQLKELLADITVADQDITIGEVLGQMLLERGETVGTAESCTGGLIASWITAVPGSSAYFRGSAVTYANQMKEKMLGVKQETLLAHGAVSEATVREMVAGALSLLDVDYAIAVSGIMGPDGGTPEKPVGTVWIAVAAKEKEKVVTVKYQLRYDRERNTQMTAVYAMNELRKLILE, encoded by the coding sequence ATGGACAAGATCACGACCAGCATCATCACCATTGGCGATGAGTTGCTGATAGGGCAAACGATCGATACAAATTCTGCCTGGATCGCGCAGCAGTTGAATGCCATGGGCATCTGGGTGCACCGGCGTGTAGCCATAGGCGATGTGAGGGAAGATATACTGGAGGCACTCGCCAAAGAATCAGCTGTTTCGGATATTGTATTAATCACCGGAGGTTTAGGGCCTACGGCAGATGATATTACGAAGCCTGTGCTGTGCGAGTACTTTAATACAAGACTGGTACAGGATCAGGCGGCCCTGCGGAATGTGATACATATTTTCGAGAGCCGTGGTTTGCCGTTGTTGCAGCGGAATATCGATCAGAGCATGGTGCCGGAAGCCGCTACCATCATTGAAAACCAACGGGGTACTGCTCCGGGGATGTGGTTCGAGAAAGATGGAAAGATCTATGTATCCATGCCGGGAGTGCCGCATGAAATGAAGGGAATCATGGAAAACTATGTATTACCCCGGCTGGAAATACACTTCAAAACGCCGGCAGTAGTGCATCAGACGCTGATTACTTCCGGAATGGGAGAATCTTTTGTAGCAGAACGGCTGGTTGCATTTGAAGCAAAATTACCGCCACATATCAAACTCGCTTACCTGCCCAGTTACAGCCTGCTGAAGCTGCGGCTTACAGGGCAGGGAAAAGATAAGGTATCAATAGCAGCAGAGGTGAGTACACATTTTCATCAACTCAAAGAGCTGTTGGCAGATATTACGGTAGCCGATCAGGATATCACGATCGGCGAGGTATTGGGCCAAATGTTACTGGAGCGGGGAGAAACAGTGGGTACTGCGGAAAGCTGTACCGGAGGGTTGATAGCCAGCTGGATTACAGCAGTACCGGGCAGTTCCGCTTATTTCAGAGGAAGCGCCGTCACCTACGCCAATCAGATGAAAGAGAAAATGCTCGGTGTAAAACAGGAAACACTGCTGGCGCATGGCGCTGTCAGTGAAGCTACCGTCCGGGAAATGGTGGCAGGCGCCTTATCTTTGCTGGATGTGGATTATGCCATAGCAGTGTCGGGGATCATGGGGCCTGATGGCGGCACACCGGAAAAGCCGGTGGGTACGGTGTGGATAGCAGTGGCAGCTAAAGAAAAGGAGAAAGTGGTAACAGTTAAATATCAGCTGCGTTATGATCGCGAACGGAATACGCAGATGACAGCAGTTTATGCCATGAATGAGTTGCGGAAACTCATTCTGGAATAG
- a CDS encoding thioesterase family protein, giving the protein MFISTTTIRVRYGETDQMGYLYYGNYGLYYEVGRAEAIRELGFSYKELEDQGVIMPVAELHVKYLRPAYYDDLITVKTILKELPKSSKIQFHSELYNEKNELLNVGVTTLVFLDAKTKQKAGLPAELKKRLEPFFEQA; this is encoded by the coding sequence ATGTTTATCAGTACTACCACCATTCGTGTACGTTATGGAGAAACGGACCAGATGGGATATCTTTATTACGGCAATTATGGCCTGTATTACGAAGTAGGCAGGGCGGAAGCCATCAGGGAGCTGGGGTTCAGTTATAAGGAGCTGGAAGACCAGGGCGTTATCATGCCGGTGGCGGAGTTGCATGTAAAGTATTTGCGGCCTGCGTATTATGATGACCTCATAACGGTAAAGACTATACTCAAAGAATTGCCTAAAAGCTCTAAGATACAGTTTCACAGCGAGTTGTATAATGAAAAGAACGAGTTGCTGAATGTGGGCGTTACCACCCTGGTGTTCCTTGATGCCAAAACCAAACAGAAAGCAGGACTGCCTGCAGAGTTGAAAAAAAGGCTGGAACCGTTTTTTGAACAGGCTTAA
- the pfkA gene encoding 6-phosphofructokinase: MKKLNNIAVLTSGGDAPGMNAAVRAVVRTGIYHQLNVYGIMYGYRGMLKNEIFPMESKSVANIIQRGGTILKTARCREFYEYEGRKMAYENLKKHNIDGLVVIGGDGSFNGAQKFSQEFDIPCIGLPGTIDKDIAGTDYTIGFDTAVNTAVEAIDKIRDTADAHDRLFVIEVMGRDAGYIALHSGISTGAEHILLPERKTEVEDIIEELQANERRRKLVNLIVVAEGDETGGAQEVGRIIKERCPQLDTRVSILGHIQRGGAPTCTDRILASRLGYAAVDALLEGIHNVMIGVVNDRIHYTPLDKAVKAKQEIDPEWFKIVKILAS, encoded by the coding sequence ATGAAAAAACTCAACAACATTGCAGTCCTTACGTCGGGGGGAGATGCTCCAGGCATGAACGCCGCAGTTCGTGCCGTTGTAAGAACGGGCATTTATCATCAGCTGAATGTGTATGGCATTATGTACGGCTATAGGGGAATGTTGAAAAACGAGATTTTCCCGATGGAGTCCAAGTCGGTCGCCAATATCATCCAGCGCGGCGGCACTATATTGAAGACCGCCCGGTGCAGAGAGTTCTATGAATATGAAGGGCGAAAAATGGCTTATGAGAATCTGAAAAAACACAACATTGACGGGCTGGTAGTGATTGGAGGAGACGGATCGTTCAATGGGGCGCAAAAGTTCAGCCAGGAATTTGATATTCCGTGTATAGGCTTGCCTGGTACTATTGACAAGGACATTGCGGGAACTGATTATACCATTGGATTTGATACAGCAGTAAATACCGCCGTGGAAGCCATAGATAAGATCAGGGATACTGCAGATGCGCACGATCGTTTATTTGTGATAGAAGTAATGGGCCGGGATGCCGGATATATTGCTTTACACAGTGGTATCTCCACAGGCGCCGAGCACATATTGTTGCCTGAACGCAAAACTGAAGTAGAAGACATTATTGAAGAACTGCAGGCAAATGAGCGCCGCAGAAAACTGGTTAACCTGATAGTGGTAGCTGAAGGAGATGAAACCGGAGGCGCGCAGGAAGTTGGACGCATTATTAAAGAAAGATGTCCGCAACTGGATACCCGCGTAAGTATCCTGGGGCACATTCAACGTGGCGGAGCTCCTACCTGCACAGATCGCATTCTGGCGAGCCGCCTGGGTTATGCCGCTGTAGATGCCCTGCTTGAAGGCATTCACAACGTAATGATCGGCGTTGTTAATGACAGGATCCATTACACTCCTCTTGATAAAGCTGTAAAAGCTAAACAGGAAATTGACCCCGAATGGTTTAAGATTGTTAAAATTCTTGCGAGTTAA
- the pyk gene encoding pyruvate kinase produces MSTKDLSKYYHKQMDNAAGREHSSHKTKIVATVGPACDTYEGLLSLVKAGVNVFRLNFSHGSHEDKLRIIGYIRQINKTEPYTVAILADLQGPKLRVGEIENNALPLKKGDILTFVNEKVVGNMEKIYVSYPDLYKDLKPGQKILLDDGKIETQVRELTANGEIKAEVTLPGVLSSKKGFNLPDTKISLPALTEKDIVDLEFIIDHECDWVALSFVRSVKDLADLRKRLEARNSKMKVISKIEKPEAIQNLKEIIWESDGVMIARGDLGVELPVEQIPMIQKDIIRKCIHRAKPVIVATQMMESMMDRTRPNRSEITDVANAVLEGADAVMLSGETATGMFPELVIQTMNKIIQEVEKEAIIYNRNLIPHRHSPTFLSDALCYNACKIAEDLDADALIGMTQSGYTGFMLSSYRPRSPLYIFTKEKTLVNQLSLSWGVRAFFYEEEESLDDIVFDQINILKERGFIKSGDVVVNTGSTPVKQHLPTNMLKITKVD; encoded by the coding sequence ATGAGTACAAAGGATCTTTCGAAATACTATCACAAGCAGATGGATAACGCTGCTGGTAGGGAGCATTCATCACATAAAACTAAGATCGTGGCCACAGTAGGCCCGGCATGCGATACCTATGAAGGACTGCTTTCCCTTGTAAAAGCCGGCGTGAACGTTTTCCGCCTGAACTTTTCACATGGCTCGCATGAAGACAAACTGAGGATCATCGGATACATCCGTCAGATCAACAAAACAGAACCTTATACCGTAGCCATCCTGGCTGATCTGCAAGGCCCGAAACTGCGCGTGGGTGAAATCGAGAACAACGCACTGCCACTGAAAAAAGGTGATATCCTCACCTTCGTAAACGAGAAAGTGGTAGGCAATATGGAAAAAATCTACGTTTCCTATCCCGACCTGTATAAAGATCTCAAACCAGGCCAGAAAATTCTGCTGGACGACGGTAAAATTGAAACTCAGGTAAGAGAGCTCACTGCTAACGGTGAAATCAAAGCAGAAGTAACCCTGCCTGGTGTGCTTTCCTCCAAAAAAGGTTTCAATCTTCCTGATACCAAGATTTCCCTCCCTGCACTGACTGAAAAAGATATTGTCGACCTCGAGTTCATCATCGATCACGAATGTGACTGGGTAGCCCTCTCATTTGTGAGAAGTGTGAAAGACCTTGCAGACCTGCGTAAACGTCTGGAAGCACGTAATTCCAAGATGAAGGTGATCTCTAAAATCGAGAAACCTGAAGCAATACAGAACCTGAAAGAGATCATCTGGGAAAGCGACGGCGTAATGATTGCCCGTGGCGACCTCGGTGTTGAGCTGCCTGTAGAGCAGATCCCGATGATCCAGAAAGATATTATCCGTAAATGTATCCACCGTGCTAAGCCCGTTATCGTGGCTACACAGATGATGGAAAGCATGATGGACCGTACCCGCCCGAACCGTAGTGAAATCACTGACGTGGCCAACGCCGTACTGGAAGGCGCCGACGCTGTGATGCTCTCCGGTGAAACAGCTACCGGTATGTTCCCTGAACTGGTAATCCAGACCATGAACAAAATCATCCAGGAAGTGGAAAAAGAAGCGATCATCTACAACCGTAACCTGATCCCTCACCGCCACTCTCCAACCTTCCTCAGCGATGCACTCTGCTACAATGCCTGTAAAATTGCGGAAGACCTGGATGCAGATGCCCTCATTGGTATGACTCAAAGCGGCTACACCGGCTTTATGCTCAGCAGCTACCGCCCACGCAGCCCGCTTTATATCTTCACAAAAGAAAAGACCCTGGTGAATCAGCTGAGCCTCAGCTGGGGTGTTCGTGCCTTCTTCTACGAAGAAGAAGAAAGCCTCGATGATATCGTTTTCGATCAGATCAATATCCTGAAAGAAAGAGGTTTCATCAAGAGCGGCGATGTAGTTGTAAATACAGGAAGTACGCCTGTTAAACAGCATCTGCCAACGAATATGCTGAAGATTACGAAAGTAGATTAA
- a CDS encoding prolyl oligopeptidase family serine peptidase: MSASLLAGQAIAQQPAIRYPETKKVGTVDNYHGTSISDPYRWLEDDHSDATRAWVTEQNKITDDYLAKIPFRNDIRKRLEELWNYPKTSAPVKHGNYYYFYKNDGLQNQAVLYRSATPDGTPEVFLDPNKLSANGTTALGTISFSKDGKYAAYMLAKAGSDWQEGFIMDVATKQLLSDKLEWVKFSGLSWRGNGLYYSRYDKPDEKSRLSGKNEFHKVYYHRLGDPQEKDELIYKDDEHPLRNAGVEVTEDERFLILHTSEGTSGREVWFRDMHNPAQQGFSLLIRGFAYEPDVIDNDGDKLLVRTNHGAPNYKIVLIDPANPAEANWKVIVPEQKEALMSVGTGGGKLFLSYLKDAATRVMQYDYKGKPEHEITLPGIGTASGFGSKRENKEFFYTYTSFVVPSSIYKYDISTGKSTLYNKAEAKFDPTAYETKQVFFESKDGTKVPVFLSYKKGIKQDGNNPVLLYGYGGFNIPVTPGFAVSNLYFMEQGGIYAVVSLRGGSEYGEAWHKAGMLDKKQNVFDDFIGAAEFLIKSKYTNPGKVAIRGGSNGGLLVGACMTQRPDLFKVALPAVGVMDMLRFQKFTIGWAWAVEYGSSDNEQQFKYLLKYSPLHNLKPGTSYPATLITTADHDDRVVPAHSFKFAATLQADNAGPNPALIRIETQAGHGAGKPTSKQIDEATDIWAFTMYNLGMRK, encoded by the coding sequence ATGAGTGCGAGTTTATTAGCCGGACAAGCGATAGCACAACAACCTGCTATCCGTTATCCGGAAACGAAAAAAGTGGGTACGGTAGATAACTATCATGGAACCAGTATTTCAGACCCTTATCGCTGGCTGGAAGATGATCATAGCGATGCAACCAGGGCATGGGTTACTGAACAGAATAAAATAACTGACGATTATCTCGCTAAAATCCCATTCCGTAACGATATCCGCAAACGCCTGGAAGAATTATGGAATTACCCAAAAACAAGTGCCCCCGTGAAACACGGTAATTACTATTACTTCTATAAAAACGATGGCTTGCAGAACCAGGCAGTACTATATCGTAGTGCAACCCCGGATGGTACCCCGGAGGTATTCCTTGATCCGAATAAATTATCGGCAAATGGTACCACCGCGCTGGGTACTATTTCTTTCTCCAAAGATGGTAAATACGCTGCTTATATGCTGGCGAAGGCGGGTTCCGACTGGCAGGAAGGCTTCATTATGGATGTGGCTACCAAACAGCTGCTGTCCGATAAACTGGAATGGGTGAAATTTAGTGGCCTGTCGTGGAGAGGTAATGGCCTTTACTATAGCCGTTACGATAAACCCGATGAGAAAAGCCGCCTGTCGGGCAAGAACGAGTTTCATAAAGTATACTATCACCGCCTGGGAGACCCGCAGGAAAAAGATGAACTGATATATAAAGATGACGAACATCCTTTACGGAATGCCGGTGTTGAAGTAACGGAAGACGAACGCTTTCTCATTCTCCATACTTCGGAAGGCACTTCCGGCAGGGAAGTATGGTTCCGTGATATGCATAATCCGGCGCAACAGGGCTTTTCCCTGCTGATCAGGGGATTTGCGTACGAACCAGATGTGATAGATAATGATGGGGATAAATTGCTGGTACGCACGAATCATGGTGCGCCCAATTATAAAATTGTATTGATTGATCCCGCTAATCCCGCAGAAGCTAACTGGAAAGTAATAGTGCCGGAGCAAAAGGAAGCGCTGATGAGTGTGGGCACCGGAGGCGGAAAACTGTTTCTGTCGTACCTGAAAGATGCTGCTACCCGTGTTATGCAGTACGACTATAAAGGAAAACCGGAGCATGAAATAACACTCCCTGGCATTGGCACCGCCAGCGGCTTCGGATCAAAACGGGAAAACAAAGAGTTTTTCTATACTTATACATCCTTTGTTGTACCGTCGTCTATATACAAATATGATATCAGCACCGGAAAATCCACCTTATATAATAAGGCGGAAGCAAAATTTGATCCCACCGCTTACGAAACCAAACAGGTTTTCTTTGAAAGTAAAGATGGTACCAAAGTACCTGTATTCCTGTCATATAAGAAAGGGATCAAACAGGATGGCAACAATCCGGTATTGTTATACGGCTATGGTGGATTCAATATTCCGGTAACTCCTGGTTTTGCGGTATCGAACCTGTATTTTATGGAGCAGGGCGGTATATACGCTGTTGTATCACTTCGTGGCGGCAGTGAATATGGTGAAGCCTGGCATAAAGCGGGGATGCTCGACAAGAAGCAGAACGTGTTCGATGATTTTATCGGGGCAGCAGAGTTTCTGATAAAATCTAAATACACCAATCCTGGTAAAGTAGCGATCCGTGGCGGTTCCAACGGTGGGCTGCTGGTAGGAGCCTGTATGACCCAGCGGCCGGATCTTTTTAAGGTAGCGTTGCCTGCGGTAGGTGTGATGGATATGCTTCGCTTCCAGAAATTTACCATTGGCTGGGCCTGGGCGGTGGAATATGGCAGCAGCGACAATGAACAGCAATTCAAATACCTGTTAAAGTATTCGCCATTGCATAATCTGAAGCCAGGCACATCGTATCCGGCTACCCTGATCACCACCGCCGATCACGACGATCGCGTGGTGCCGGCACACTCGTTTAAGTTTGCCGCTACTCTGCAGGCCGATAATGCGGGGCCGAACCCGGCACTGATCCGTATTGAAACCCAGGCCGGGCATGGGGCAGGTAAACCTACCTCCAAACAGATCGATGAAGCTACTGATATATGGGCGTTTACCATGTATAATCTTGGTATGCGCAAATAA
- a CDS encoding SDR family oxidoreductase → MKVLITGSNGLLGQHLIPLFLQDGKYEVIATGRGPNRFPQRDNYTYEAVNLRDAASVKQLVDKHQPDIIIHGGAMSQVDDCEKNKDACWDTNVGATRYLVHAAESCNAFFIFLSTDFVFDGLQGPYSEDAVVNPINYYGTSKVAAERLVHNSKLQWAIVRTVLVYGVVADPHRNNMITWVKNNLQQGKKVKVVDDQWRTPTLCHDLALGCLLIANKKASGYFNISGSEVLTPYDMAIKTAEFFKLDTSLVEKISSKTLAQPAARPAKTGLIIDKAARELGYRPRTFAEGLEIVAAEIKI, encoded by the coding sequence ATGAAGGTACTTATAACTGGAAGTAACGGATTATTGGGACAGCATCTGATCCCGCTTTTTCTGCAAGATGGAAAATATGAAGTGATCGCTACAGGCCGAGGTCCGAATCGTTTCCCGCAACGGGATAATTACACCTATGAGGCCGTGAACCTCCGGGATGCAGCCAGTGTAAAGCAACTGGTCGACAAGCATCAGCCGGATATCATCATTCATGGCGGCGCTATGTCGCAGGTGGATGATTGTGAGAAAAACAAAGATGCCTGCTGGGACACTAACGTGGGTGCCACCCGTTATCTCGTTCATGCTGCTGAAAGCTGCAATGCTTTCTTTATTTTCCTCTCCACAGATTTCGTTTTTGATGGCTTACAGGGGCCTTATAGCGAAGATGCCGTTGTAAATCCCATCAATTATTATGGCACCAGCAAAGTAGCTGCGGAGCGGCTGGTGCATAACAGCAAATTGCAGTGGGCGATTGTTCGTACGGTATTGGTATATGGCGTAGTGGCCGATCCACACCGGAATAACATGATCACCTGGGTGAAAAACAACCTGCAACAGGGGAAGAAGGTGAAAGTGGTGGATGACCAATGGCGCACGCCTACCTTGTGTCATGACCTGGCGCTGGGCTGTTTGCTCATTGCCAATAAGAAAGCTTCGGGGTACTTTAATATCTCCGGCAGTGAAGTGCTCACTCCTTATGATATGGCCATAAAAACAGCTGAATTCTTTAAACTGGATACCTCACTGGTGGAAAAGATCAGCTCCAAAACCCTTGCTCAACCGGCTGCCAGGCCGGCAAAAACCGGATTGATAATCGACAAAGCCGCCCGGGAATTGGGCTACAGGCCCCGTACTTTTGCAGAAGGGCTGGAAATTGTGGCTGCTGAGATTAAAATCTGA
- a CDS encoding tetratricopeptide repeat protein, translating into MQFIRKVFIPGHLYVSMLAFTGAGLAGLPHAQAQQTRVYTDPEKVFKDAQRYFQQEKYAVSMQLFKQTIDNIDYFHETNRDLVKTDAFYYYTICALKLQQDDAEKEALKFLKLANNNAREELVSYQLAKYYFRQNKLKEAIPLYEKANIENLSNAEIAEAKFELAYCYFNVKDFQKAQPLFSSIKDIPGKYNIPANYYYGFISYYNHQYTDALSSFQKVVAEPKYANVVPYYIAEIYYFQGKTDQLISYAEPLVEKGGQYYEAEMKQLLGKAYFEKKQYKKSLPLLQDYQDNSDEVRNEDIYQLSYAYYQTNNLSKAISGFKRLSSSKDSLGQNSMYLLGDCYLRTGQKANARNAFAFCASNSSNPEQQEISRFNYGKLSYELGYPDAALTELTQFVKTYPQSPYNKEAREILVNLFMNSNNYKDGLATIEMIPDKNPTVLKAYQKVAFGRATQLINDQQLGEADRLLDIAIRNPYDPQIKQLAHFWKAEIALRQNKPDVAIPNLKAYLSTTAPVSGEANAQTASYNLGYSLLKQDKYADALPYFESAQHVSGPNATRLASDAALRSADCYYMMRQFPKALSLYDHIISNNEPGADYATYQKAVILGLQGKQADKLALLKQLNNKFPSSGFNNETDIEIANTYLAQEKYTEAIPFLENVLQKQPNGANAPRALLKLGLCYYNKDNDSKALAYYRQVVEKFPGSPEANEALQSMKSIYVSQGKTDDYLAFLKASGKTVTASAEDSLAYAAAESKFTNNDCSGATVAFNSYIQKYPNGQFILPAYFYKAECAYNSKDYTSALPAYEYVLSRNSSLYAERAALQAANINFYQAKNYEKSRTYYLQLQDLATSKENSLAATRGLLRSNYQLKHWDEISNYAEMLLATANISTDDQIIAHFYRGKSLQHANDYAAAIAEFKTVAGMTKSETGAEARYSIADCYLQQNELDAAEKAGFDVIKNTPSYEYWVAKSYILLGDVYARQKDYFNAKATYQSIVTNSSIAELKQEAKEKLAKAEADEKAAGKKPKK; encoded by the coding sequence ATGCAATTCATAAGAAAAGTTTTTATTCCCGGACATCTGTACGTATCCATGCTGGCGTTTACCGGCGCAGGTCTGGCAGGACTGCCTCACGCGCAGGCGCAGCAAACCCGCGTTTATACAGATCCGGAAAAAGTATTCAAAGACGCACAACGGTATTTCCAACAGGAGAAATATGCTGTGTCTATGCAGCTTTTCAAACAAACTATCGATAACATCGACTACTTCCATGAAACTAACCGCGATCTGGTAAAAACAGATGCTTTCTACTATTACACCATCTGTGCACTGAAGCTGCAACAGGATGATGCAGAAAAGGAAGCGCTGAAATTCCTGAAACTCGCCAACAACAACGCTCGCGAAGAACTGGTCAGCTATCAGCTGGCTAAGTACTACTTCCGGCAGAATAAACTGAAAGAAGCCATTCCGCTGTACGAGAAAGCCAATATAGAAAACCTCTCCAACGCGGAAATCGCTGAAGCAAAGTTCGAACTGGCTTACTGCTACTTCAACGTGAAAGACTTCCAGAAGGCACAACCGCTGTTCTCTTCCATCAAGGATATTCCCGGTAAATACAATATCCCCGCTAACTATTACTATGGTTTCATCTCCTACTACAACCACCAGTATACAGACGCCCTCAGCAGCTTCCAGAAAGTAGTGGCAGAGCCCAAATACGCCAACGTTGTACCTTACTATATCGCGGAGATTTATTACTTCCAGGGTAAAACAGATCAGCTGATCTCCTACGCAGAGCCCCTGGTTGAGAAAGGCGGCCAATACTATGAAGCAGAGATGAAACAACTGCTGGGTAAAGCCTACTTCGAGAAAAAACAATACAAAAAATCTTTGCCTCTCCTGCAGGATTACCAGGATAATTCCGATGAGGTAAGAAATGAAGATATTTACCAGCTTTCTTACGCTTATTACCAGACGAATAACCTCAGCAAGGCTATCTCAGGATTCAAACGACTGAGTAGTTCTAAAGACTCGCTTGGTCAGAACTCCATGTACCTGCTGGGCGACTGTTACCTGCGTACCGGTCAGAAAGCCAATGCCCGCAACGCTTTCGCGTTCTGCGCCAGCAACAGCTCCAATCCGGAACAACAGGAAATATCCCGCTTCAACTACGGAAAACTGTCGTACGAGCTGGGCTACCCGGATGCTGCGCTTACGGAGCTAACCCAGTTTGTGAAAACCTACCCCCAATCTCCCTACAATAAAGAAGCACGGGAGATCCTCGTAAATCTTTTCATGAACAGCAACAACTACAAAGACGGGCTGGCTACCATTGAAATGATACCTGATAAAAATCCGACTGTACTGAAGGCCTACCAGAAAGTAGCTTTCGGCCGTGCCACTCAGCTGATCAACGATCAGCAACTGGGTGAAGCCGACCGCCTGCTGGATATCGCCATCAGGAATCCATACGATCCACAGATCAAACAACTCGCACATTTCTGGAAAGCGGAGATCGCCCTGCGTCAGAACAAACCTGATGTGGCCATCCCTAACCTCAAAGCATACCTCAGCACTACTGCTCCTGTATCCGGCGAAGCCAATGCGCAAACAGCCAGCTACAATCTGGGATACAGCCTGCTGAAACAGGACAAGTACGCAGATGCATTGCCTTACTTTGAATCTGCCCAGCATGTCAGCGGACCTAATGCCACCCGCCTCGCCTCCGACGCTGCCCTGCGCAGCGCCGACTGCTATTACATGATGCGCCAGTTCCCGAAAGCATTGTCGTTGTACGACCATATCATCAGCAACAACGAACCAGGCGCCGATTACGCCACTTATCAGAAGGCAGTAATTCTGGGATTACAGGGCAAACAGGCCGACAAACTCGCCCTGCTCAAACAACTGAACAACAAATTCCCCTCTTCCGGTTTCAATAATGAAACGGACATAGAGATCGCCAATACTTACCTGGCGCAGGAAAAATATACCGAAGCAATTCCTTTTCTGGAAAACGTGCTGCAGAAACAACCCAATGGCGCCAACGCTCCCAGGGCTTTACTGAAACTCGGTTTGTGCTATTACAACAAAGACAACGACAGTAAAGCATTGGCCTACTACCGTCAGGTGGTAGAAAAATTCCCCGGATCGCCGGAAGCCAACGAGGCGCTGCAAAGCATGAAATCGATCTATGTGAGCCAGGGTAAAACCGACGACTACCTGGCATTCCTGAAAGCCAGCGGCAAAACGGTGACCGCTTCTGCAGAAGATTCACTGGCCTACGCAGCGGCGGAATCGAAGTTTACCAACAACGATTGCAGCGGCGCTACAGTGGCGTTCAACAGCTATATCCAGAAATATCCGAACGGACAATTTATCCTGCCGGCTTATTTCTACAAAGCAGAATGTGCTTATAACAGTAAAGACTATACGAGCGCACTGCCTGCCTACGAATACGTGTTATCGCGCAACAGCAGCCTGTATGCGGAAAGAGCCGCTCTCCAGGCCGCCAATATCAACTTCTACCAGGCTAAGAATTACGAAAAATCCAGAACTTATTACCTGCAGCTGCAGGATCTTGCTACCAGCAAAGAAAACAGTCTTGCTGCCACCAGGGGGCTTCTCCGCAGCAACTATCAGCTGAAACACTGGGACGAAATATCCAACTACGCCGAAATGCTGCTGGCTACCGCCAATATCAGTACCGACGATCAGATCATCGCCCATTTCTACCGTGGTAAATCTTTACAGCATGCCAACGACTATGCTGCCGCTATCGCTGAATTCAAAACTGTTGCGGGAATGACCAAATCCGAAACCGGTGCGGAAGCCCGCTACAGCATTGCCGATTGCTACCTGCAGCAGAATGAGCTGGATGCTGCGGAAAAAGCTGGTTTCGATGTCATCAAAAACACGCCTTCCTACGAATACTGGGTGGCTAAATCATATATTCTGCTGGGTGATGTATATGCCCGTCAGAAGGACTATTTCAACGCCAAAGCTACTTACCAGAGTATTGTTACCAACAGCTCCATTGCTGAGCTGAAACAGGAAGCAAAAGAAAAACTGGCAAAAGCAGAAGCAGATGAAAAAGCTGCCGGTAAAAAACCAAAGAAATAA
- a CDS encoding DoxX family protein: protein MRKLFSTGYTNGAVSFSMLVLRVVFGGMILLHGWPKLINFTAKMNSFPDPLGVGHKISLGMTVFAEVFCAVLLIIGLLTRLAAIPLSICMGVIIFIIQSHKPINEKELPLLYLAAFITLLFTGPGKFSLDGALGK, encoded by the coding sequence ATGAGGAAACTGTTCTCTACCGGCTATACTAACGGAGCAGTAAGCTTTTCAATGCTGGTGCTCCGGGTGGTATTCGGCGGTATGATACTGTTGCACGGCTGGCCCAAACTGATCAATTTTACTGCCAAAATGAATTCTTTTCCCGACCCGTTAGGAGTGGGCCATAAAATTTCGCTGGGAATGACCGTGTTTGCAGAGGTTTTTTGTGCCGTACTATTGATCATCGGACTGCTGACCAGGCTGGCCGCTATTCCGCTGAGCATTTGTATGGGCGTGATCATCTTTATCATTCAGTCGCACAAACCCATCAATGAAAAAGAGCTGCCATTGCTGTACCTTGCAGCATTTATAACATTGTTGTTTACAGGGCCTGGTAAGTTTTCGCTGGACGGCGCACTGGGCAAATAA